A window of the Equus asinus isolate D_3611 breed Donkey chromosome 20, EquAss-T2T_v2, whole genome shotgun sequence genome harbors these coding sequences:
- the LOC106830147 gene encoding olfactory receptor 52P1-like, producing the protein MADNSTHHYISSFFLVGIPGLQNFHCWIGLPVCLLFALTLLGNSVIIITIKLEPSLHQPMYFFLCMLAMNDMALASSTAPKMLGIFWLDAHRFDFNICLAQMYFIHTFCIIESALLVAMAFDRYVAICIPLRYTTVLTTTMVIKMGLAGVIRAILMVLPCPLLIKRLPYYTKHVINHAYCEHMAVVKLASANTLINRAYGISVALSVMVLDLGLIATSYIKILQAVFRLSSQNARSKALSTCAAHVCTILVSYTPALFSFLTHRIGKKVPPSIHIIFASLYLLVPPTVNPLVYGVKTKQIRDRVVGLFFPNKEISEN; encoded by the coding sequence ATGGCAGACAATTCTACGCATCACTACATTTCATCTTTCTTCCTGGTTGGTATTCCTGGTTTGCAAAATTTTCACTGCTGGATTGGCTTGCCTGTGTGCCTCCTGTTTGCCCTGACCCTGCTGGGGAACAGCGTAATCATCATTACCATCAAATTAGAGCCAAGCCTACACCAGcctatgtatttcttcctttgcatGCTGGCAATGAATGACATGGCTCTTGCCTCTTCCACAGCCCCCAAGATGCTTGGCATCTTCTGGTTGGATGCTCACAGGTTTGACTTTAATATCTGCCTAGCACAAATGTATTTCATCCACACATTTTGCATAATTGAATCAGCCCTCCTAGTTGCCATGGCCTTTGACCGCTATGTAGCTATTTGCATTCCACTGCGTTATACCACCGTCCTGACAACAACAATGGTCATTAAAATGGGTCTAGCTGGCGTGATCCGAGCTATACTTATGGTTCTGCCCTGTCCTCTTCTCATTAAGAGGCTACCATATTACACCAAACATGTCATTAATCATGCCTATTGTGAGCACATGGCTGTTGTGAAGTTAGCCAGTGCCAACACCCTCATTAACAGAGCATATGGAATCTCTGTGGCCCTTTCGGTGATGGTTTTGGACCTAGGGCTCATAGCCACATCCTATATCAAAATCCTCCAGGCAGTCTTCCGGCTCTCCTCCCAGAATGCCCGCTCTAAGGCACTGAGCACCTGTGCTGCCCATGTCTGCACTATACTTGTCTCCTACACACCTGCACTGTTTAGCTTCCTAACTCACCGCATTGGCAAGAAGGTACCTCCAAGCATCCATATAATTTttgcaagtttgtaccttctGGTGCCTCCCACTGTCAATCCCCTGGTGTATGGTGTCAAGACCAAGCAGATTCGTGACCGAGTGGTTGGTCTCTTCTTCCCAAACAAggaaatttctgaaaattaa